The following are encoded in a window of Roseimaritima ulvae genomic DNA:
- a CDS encoding BRCT domain-containing protein produces the protein MSVKVTLQQVQDARRARDPECVAMLCRLLTQADDPQQPPPREGVYDFASFLAETNTPAFRRKPPAEQAEYRIAKLALLESDEAEVPIDDRLRAHQVLWELWQADDAFSRRCLLGAIRDVPLVYGPFKALKRIFKDAEAADDTEVLGALSARFDMALDAGQHAVSKRTLAYLCRRGWRYLRRVGQTLPGVYPDVATDFLVHYQGYGDFSHSWILNHIFFHETGKYTAKKFTFRWDRPRSWQTHRAFPDAWKRSPRPLFALLERAAAERILEYAAKALKTDFRAAIREVDPQWVARLLGSQSETRDAFGVWILDNVPRFEQAKFRELGLHEAVLQLFDSPSNDARKYAAAYARTHARDLNVAALIRLANNDNAEVRKLAVDLLTSRDPRKDVGLDAWGQLLDTRHGAKLAGDMLRKHFGARELTPDWFAQRLLSAPGPAFDFACQQLTTIIPLKKLGVAFFVALSDRMLPQSQAGRYAAAFVIEQLEHLGPATIPPADLQRLLIHPLFSDAVCRWVENGQLKASVLGADFLKRMAFHPDWESDNWIAEQKATQWGKYLTFDEELSQQILDWLADVREFSPTDLGFPWLMQLVQRAEPRYHDFAVQQTTKAFLPADFAPSDAAAEADTAAESDQPGEAETEQAEINVDLEGASFVFTGKLKTMTRGEAQGKVTAAGGANSSTVGKKLDYLVIGDEGSPLYGEGRKGSKQVKAEKLNDDGAGIRIISETAFLQMLAGEQREFSEDAVQAGCEYLWSLMVDAENPDAPLARFARTYIRHHHPLICLAETDRPVDPGAEMPEDFLTFDRFLPLFSDSRAPLRELALEFASYEFKRWSPPIDGLVRMCDSPYPQVREFVAKTLTCDDAPEHRRYRVDPDVLTADAVYSFCESKNRQTRALGMRLIDMHPRLRLPEELFRLTESPDRQVRAFVIRAFWSLYRHRGIKPDWKPTPPPERLTKKPKKSQKATPIEERIGSGAPQRPEHPPADDAQLQELLRRMLFEVPPGRPPKEEPSAADEIVKLKPLSARKSKLNLIETMRDLAIEDAAFAQRVLPLFQEFKHSRGKSEQAACLVAITRITQ, from the coding sequence GTGTCGGTGAAGGTCACGCTGCAGCAGGTACAGGACGCTCGTCGAGCACGCGACCCGGAATGTGTCGCGATGTTGTGCCGCTTATTGACGCAAGCCGACGATCCCCAACAACCACCTCCGCGTGAGGGCGTCTACGACTTTGCCTCCTTCCTGGCCGAAACCAACACCCCCGCTTTCCGCCGCAAACCTCCGGCCGAACAAGCCGAGTATCGCATTGCCAAACTGGCCCTGCTGGAATCGGACGAAGCCGAAGTTCCGATCGACGATCGTTTGCGAGCCCACCAAGTGCTGTGGGAATTGTGGCAAGCCGACGATGCCTTCAGTCGCCGCTGTCTGCTCGGCGCGATCCGCGATGTGCCGCTAGTGTACGGCCCCTTCAAAGCTCTTAAACGCATCTTCAAAGACGCCGAGGCGGCCGATGATACGGAAGTTCTGGGAGCCTTATCCGCCCGTTTCGACATGGCATTGGACGCCGGCCAACATGCGGTCAGCAAACGCACGCTGGCCTATCTGTGCCGTCGTGGCTGGCGTTACCTGCGCCGCGTTGGTCAGACGCTTCCAGGCGTTTATCCGGATGTCGCTACCGACTTTCTGGTCCACTACCAAGGCTACGGCGACTTCTCCCACAGCTGGATTCTGAACCACATCTTTTTCCACGAAACCGGAAAATACACCGCCAAGAAATTCACCTTCCGCTGGGACCGTCCTCGATCCTGGCAAACCCATCGCGCCTTTCCCGACGCTTGGAAACGCTCTCCGCGCCCTCTGTTTGCTTTGCTGGAACGTGCCGCCGCCGAACGGATTTTGGAATATGCCGCCAAGGCATTGAAAACGGATTTTCGGGCGGCCATCCGCGAAGTCGATCCGCAATGGGTAGCACGCTTGCTGGGCAGCCAGAGCGAAACCCGCGACGCCTTTGGCGTCTGGATCTTGGACAACGTGCCACGATTCGAACAAGCCAAATTCCGCGAACTGGGGCTGCATGAAGCGGTCCTGCAACTGTTCGACTCCCCGTCCAACGATGCGAGAAAATATGCGGCCGCTTACGCTCGCACCCATGCCCGAGACCTGAACGTGGCTGCGTTGATTCGATTGGCCAACAACGACAATGCCGAAGTCCGTAAGCTGGCCGTCGACCTGTTGACTTCGCGCGATCCCCGCAAAGACGTCGGCCTGGACGCCTGGGGGCAATTGCTGGACACCCGCCACGGTGCCAAGCTGGCCGGCGACATGTTGCGGAAACATTTTGGCGCTCGCGAACTGACGCCGGACTGGTTTGCCCAGCGATTGCTGTCCGCACCCGGTCCCGCCTTCGATTTCGCGTGCCAACAATTAACCACGATCATCCCGCTGAAAAAGTTGGGCGTGGCATTCTTCGTCGCCTTGTCCGATCGGATGCTGCCTCAATCGCAAGCCGGTCGATACGCGGCCGCTTTTGTGATCGAACAACTGGAGCACCTGGGTCCAGCGACGATTCCCCCGGCAGACCTGCAACGATTGTTGATCCATCCGCTGTTCAGCGATGCGGTTTGCCGCTGGGTCGAAAACGGTCAACTAAAAGCGTCCGTGTTGGGTGCCGATTTCCTCAAACGCATGGCCTTTCATCCCGATTGGGAAAGCGATAATTGGATCGCCGAACAGAAAGCTACTCAGTGGGGCAAGTATCTGACCTTCGACGAAGAACTGTCACAGCAGATCCTGGACTGGTTGGCCGATGTACGCGAGTTTTCACCGACCGACTTGGGCTTTCCTTGGCTGATGCAGTTGGTCCAGCGAGCCGAACCGCGGTACCACGATTTTGCCGTCCAACAAACCACCAAAGCGTTCCTGCCGGCCGACTTCGCCCCGTCCGATGCAGCCGCCGAAGCGGATACCGCCGCTGAATCCGACCAGCCTGGGGAAGCCGAAACGGAACAAGCCGAAATCAACGTGGACCTCGAAGGCGCCTCGTTTGTGTTCACCGGCAAGCTGAAAACAATGACTCGCGGCGAAGCACAGGGCAAAGTCACCGCCGCCGGCGGCGCCAACTCCAGCACCGTCGGCAAGAAACTGGACTACCTGGTTATCGGCGATGAAGGCTCGCCGCTGTACGGCGAGGGCCGCAAAGGCAGCAAGCAAGTCAAAGCGGAAAAGCTGAATGACGATGGCGCGGGGATCCGCATCATCAGCGAAACCGCGTTCCTGCAAATGCTGGCCGGCGAACAGCGAGAATTCAGCGAGGACGCGGTGCAGGCCGGCTGTGAATACTTATGGTCGTTGATGGTCGACGCGGAAAACCCCGACGCGCCCTTGGCCCGTTTCGCACGCACCTACATCCGCCATCATCATCCGCTGATTTGTCTGGCCGAAACGGATCGTCCGGTCGATCCCGGTGCCGAAATGCCGGAGGACTTCCTCACCTTCGACCGCTTCCTCCCGTTGTTTTCGGACAGTCGCGCCCCGCTGCGGGAATTGGCGTTGGAATTTGCCAGTTACGAATTCAAACGTTGGTCGCCACCGATCGACGGCTTGGTTCGCATGTGCGATTCGCCTTATCCGCAGGTCCGGGAATTTGTCGCCAAAACACTGACCTGCGATGACGCCCCCGAACATCGTCGCTACCGCGTGGATCCCGACGTGCTGACGGCGGATGCCGTGTACAGTTTTTGTGAATCCAAGAACCGTCAAACGCGAGCCTTGGGGATGCGATTGATCGACATGCATCCCCGGTTGCGATTGCCTGAAGAACTGTTCCGCTTGACCGAAAGCCCCGACCGACAGGTTCGCGCCTTTGTGATCCGTGCGTTTTGGTCCCTGTATCGACACCGCGGCATCAAACCGGATTGGAAGCCCACGCCGCCGCCGGAGCGATTGACCAAGAAGCCCAAGAAATCGCAAAAGGCCACGCCAATCGAAGAACGGATCGGCAGCGGGGCTCCCCAACGGCCCGAACATCCACCCGCCGACGATGCTCAGCTGCAAGAATTATTACGGCGGATGCTGTTCGAAGTTCCGCCGGGTAGACCGCCCAAAGAGGAACCATCCGCGGCGGACGAAATCGTCAAACTGAAGCCGCTGTCGGCTCGCAAATCCAAGCTGAATCTGATCGAAACGATGCGCGATCTGGCGATCGAAGACGCCGCTTTTGCGCAGCGGGTGCTGCCCCTGTTCCAAGAATTCAAACACTCGCGGGGTAAGAGCGAACAAGCCGCTTGCCTGGTGGCCATCACGCGAATCACGCAATGA